A window of Chanodichthys erythropterus isolate Z2021 chromosome 16, ASM2448905v1, whole genome shotgun sequence genomic DNA:
GTTGTTTTGTGGCTGACCTTATCGCATATTATGCATTTGTAAGTgtttccctttcagacgcaatatttatgggaggagagtatttaaatgaatcacgtaacgtgatttactaatgtttgcgcTAGTCAATATACTAGAATTTGTGCCATTATTTATACCccaaaaaaaagcatgtcttaacccaTTTTGCGATATGGCTGCAATTGTTGCTGCTAGGAGGAGACACCGCAGAGAACAGAGCATGTAGTAGAAGggagaaaatattttccactcatattaatttatttggaaTACCAGAGGAAGGTGTTATCCGTATATTACGCAACAAGTTGTGCCTGTGTCGACCCGCACCTGATGAGCATCAGCTCTGCTTATTTGCACTGCGTTGGTCAATAAATTATTAACTGCATCTGTGTTCCTTAATTTGCACATCAGCTGTAGATCATGCGTaaaacttgccactcccatCAGAGCATTTGTGGAATTGTGCTCTCGCGATAATTTGCCCCatttagtaaataaaaaaaaaaaggtccatttctaattttttttcataattatgacagttTATCTCATAGTTTTGAGTTTGATAAAGAATTGAAGATTGAAGAAAATTGAGTCACAATTTTGACTGTCATATtgactttttatataaaaattacaaattagTATCTCAACTGTATTTCTTTAATCTTATagttatgtgattttttttattttttatgtcataatcaTGATTTATCAAAGCATGATTcttatgtggcagaaatgggcttccatactCATGATATCATCCGAAGGACTGTTTTTGCTAATTTTGTAGAATAGAAAGTAGTAAAGAACTGCACTCCATACAAACTGTTTCAACttataattttacattattttatagcTTATCATCAATGCATGCTTTTATATAGTGGATATAATGAGCTTTACTTTTTAATATTGGAACACCTTGATAATACTGAACACCAGCTCAGTAAAATACTCTAAACATTAAGTTTTCCGTCATTATGTGCAGCCCTGTTCAGAAGTGTCCAAAGAAAGACACCCAAGTGAAGCACACCCGTGTGGAACGCATGAGAAGACTCTACATGCAGTGCAGAGCTCCAGGTGAGTTTGGTCCTGTAGATCAGTCTGTGTGTTCTTTCAGAGATCCCATCTTACCTCAGTTTCTGCTATGTGTACCCCTCTAGAACTGCTGATCCCTCAGATACCTGGTCCTGCTCAGGGTTCAGATGGGCAGGAAAACTGGGAGCAAGAAATGGATGAACTGGTGAAATGGACccactctctctctttgaaaGAATTGGATGACCTATGACCTCTAGCACAAATTTAGATAATATCAGGTGATCCTATAAACACAAATCAGACACTTTTAAACTTTGATTTAAGAGCATCATAttttagatatatttattttagcaTATTTTACTGGATTTACAGTACAATATACTGAATGTCTATAGGACACATTTAACAcccagtaacactttatttaaaaaaaataaaaatggtaaaatgAAATAAGTAGGACAGTATTCATCCACTCCCCATTCtacctatctgtctgtctatctatctatctgtctgtctgtgtcttaGATATTCCagtaaaatacaacaaatatgTCTCCTGTGATATTAAGGCACTTCTGCATTTTacctttcaaaaataaatttagGTTAAGTGCTATGTGTAGGTTGGCTATGTTGTGTTAACCAATACGAATACACTGTTTAAAAAGAGTGTTTTGGAGGTAGGTGATTAACTAGCAATGATTTATGGAAAAAGTAACATGCATAATAGTTAATGCATAATAGAAGGTATAGAAAAATACGAAATGAATCTGAATTCTGTAGGTGAAACTGATGTGATGAAAGGAAGTTAGATTTGTTCTCTAGAGAGGAGAAACGTAAACTCTTCAATCAGGCTGCTGAAGTCCACTCTGTTTTCTGGGGCTTGACTCCAGCATTTAACCATCTGAGCGTACACCTGCAGCCACAGAGAAATATATTGGAGAATCTAGCCATAatacagtataatataatatctgtACATTTTGTGCACAAATGCACCAAATAAGTATCTAACCATTTCTGGGCATGAATCTGGGCGTGGCATCCTCCAGCCTTTCTCAAGAGCATCTACCAGTCTGGCCATAGTCATCTGCCCTTGAGACCGACCAATCATCTTCAGGAAAACCTATCGGAGACATATTTTTAGCAACATCAAAGACTGTAGATATACAAAGACGGTGCACACATAttactatgaatgggagaaagtgcagcattgcggaataagtcccgccttctaaataaaaaagCCAAACGCAAAAAGTCATTATGTCACTCTGAGACGTgcacttaggactgcacatgcacaTTGGCTGGTCtagcaaaaatatgttttttaatgctatttgagcataagaaaaaaCATTCATGGGACAGTTTATCTGCCCAGAGGAATTGCAAATATGGACAATAAgcgaacagactttccttgaaagggactttggcaACATATAATAACAGCCACTGCGTTACCTGAAGTATTCAGGGAAGTTAATATCAGGTTTGTAATGGCCAGGGGCGGCTCACCTGTGGAGGGCTGCACTCACGGTCACAGTAGGTCATTATTTCATAGAGGGTGACCCCAAATGACCAAACATCAGATGCCTTGTAGAACTTCCGATTAATCAGACACTCTGGAGCATACCTGCACAGACAGAGGACAATTAGTGTAAGGTAACACCTGTGGAATTGATATCTGAATCAAGTTGAAATCATggttcttgagcagcaaatcgccatcctagaatgatttctgaaagatcatgtgacactgaagactgaagtgatgatgctgaaaattcagctttgccatcacaggaacgaattacattttgaaatatgttatatgttttttgttactgtatttttgatcaaataaatgcagccttggtgagcattagcataaataataatacaaaaaaaacttaatgacaccaaacttttgaatggcactGTATAAATCACTGGCTAATCTGAGAACTCTTCAGAAAACATTTcacctttatataaaataatacggTTATATAATATTCAACAAATTTAAAATTTGCGATTTACATGATGATTAAAATATTTCCAATCTAAGCAGAAATGGGTGCTGCTTTACCAGTACACAGGACTGTCCTGTTCTTCTGTCACTTTGTAATAATCCTTATCTTCTTTGATGCTCTTTGTCAGACCAAAATCCCCGATCTTCACAAGTGATTCATTCTCCACTAAGATGTTCCTCGCTGCTAGATCCCTGTGGATGTAGTTCTGAGATCCCAGGTATTCCATTCCCTGATGAACACACAAGAAACAGTCAAACCAACGGTATCTATACTGTACACCTGTaaactaaaattacaataaaaactgaaaattttaaattaaaagctAAATCAAAATCTATGTTCTATGAATTCTATAAAAACATttccaaatatatttataaaaattccAGTAAGAATCCTGTATATTCAACTAGGGAAATTTAACAGTACACAATATTTAAACTACCATCTTTCTAGTCAGCAGTGTGACAGATCACTTGACAGATGTACAGTAACAGAGTGATCGCTGCTGATGTGTGGcatatttggacacttaagtcACAATTAAATATGTCTGAATGTAATTGCATTGGATCCAAAATATCAAACTAAGTGGCATCTGAAAGCTTGTTTAGTgtattaaaacacacacacaaacataaacaaacaaacaaaaacggtatgtaatcagatttttttttttttttttatgtaatgagtaaagcattactttataaatttacacaaatatttcagttacttatatatatatacttagtacacaatattttaaaggcattacttaaaggggtcatgaactgagaaatcaaattttctttgagattttgatatataagaggtcattgtactataagaatatcctgcaAGTTTTAGAAccgaaaacttccttgttagtccaataaaagctttaattgacaccagacccagtGAATGACTAATCCTGGAATGTGCCTATCTATGACAAAGATAAGTGAAACAccgcctccacagaagaaataaatacCTGCTTCATCATTGCACCATTAGCCCTGCCCACTGCCATTTAACTTAgtattctttggtaaatcaatcacatttcggcgcaggctttgcaaacagacttttacgatatggaaccgacagtaatgcaacaacatgtaagtaactgagTTACTCCTACTGTTCTAAGGCCTGTTttgatatgtaatgattcaatgatgaaTCTCTTAGTTATATCGCGTTTGCGCTGTTAGTGACAATGaaagcattttttagtgtacagaaattgagttgcaatgacgagatcactgctttcatgcgctcaacaacatgtctgtgatcggctacaatgttcatcactgcaacctttcatgccacaacctacatataatgccatagatctaaatgtaatgtagcacttttcacgattagttaaccttgagagctgtaataatCAAAACGtgctaaaagagagagtaataagttggctatttcaaatggaaagatgttaACCAAttacagcagtgggcgtttacactgaagttgCACAGCAGACACACCCTTCAAAAACATCAGTGTATATTTCATTGGCTGTTGCGTCGCGATACGTGACACCACAGGATATCGAGTCGagccagatatttagcatgatGCGTCGTCGAGTAGTTTACACATCAAGATTGGCGAGCGCCGATCACTCGCTGATTTTCCCCCCATCACAGCCTGACCTGTCGGCGAGCTCATTAACTGGCAAACCGGTCTTAAATCGGGTTTAAAATCCTGTAGTGTAACCTTGGCATTAGGGGGCAAAAATCAAGGTagcaaaaatgccttttatttctaaattatgacaattttttatgtaaaaagcatactaacattataagcgCATCccagaaaacattataaaacaataaaacaacgcaGTTTATGACCccactttccccaacactgttgcCTATATTACCTGACATATCTGAAGAGCATAAAGCAGCAGTCTCTTTTGTTCAGTGTTGGATTTGTTACGGGGCAGGTATTCTTTCAGACTGCCAGCGGGCAAATACTCCATAATGAGCTTGATGTTCATTCCTCCTGAGTGACACACATTCAATGCAAGCAATAAGTAATAcagtcaatatatatataactggaCTATATGATCTTTTGTAACTGAGGTATATAATCTTATTCATGAAGGTGTAAGCCATGAAGAATAAATACAAATGTGAATACTGTGTGTAAACACTAAACAGAGACTTGTGTGTGAAGATGTGTTTACGACTTGCCTTCTTCATTGCAGATGCCTTTGTATTTGACGATATTTTCATGGAAGAGGTTTCTGATGGTGTTGATCTCTCTCCTCAGGTTGCTGCTCTCATTCTCTGTTTTCAGAGATTTGACAGCCACCAGCTCACCCGTCTGATCTCCATTAGGATCATACATACAAAGTTCCACCATCCCAAAGTTACCCTGGACAAGATTTATAAAGAACAATATAAACAGCTAATGAATCAAGGACACATTAATCCAAAGGGATTATGCGATTTAAGAGGGATCTCATGGTGAATAGATCAAGTGTGAAATTGGTTTAACTTGGTCCAGATTTCCAATTAGAATCCCTTGTTCAAATTTCTAAAAGGAATTTATATAGCATtcctatataaaaaaaaatctataactTCCATATTATACTAATTTGAAATTTCATTAAATAGTGGTAATGATTAGGAACAAcaatgttaactaaaactattaaaaaaatatatgtgaattgaaataaagctgaaataaaataaaatataaatattagataatgaaaattattttgacaaacattaaaaatattgtcttagcaataaactgaaataagttgaagtattaaaattaaaaatcaattaaagctaaatagaattgttaaaaaacaaatgacaaacacataacaaaattacaaaaacttaaactaagattaaaataaaaaaaatatatataaaaataaaagtgaattcaaaataataaatactatactatattatatgaatactaaaataacacggAATTAAAATGTGTTCTAGAATCctgtacattgttttttttttttttttttttttttaactaagtCCAGTACCTCTCCaagttttctgatttttttgaGGAATCTCCTCTTGAAATCTGCAGGATCAGTCTCCTGTGGAGGAATTTCCCCTGATATAATGGGAAgttctgtaaataaaaaaaacattaaattcaatATGACATATACTACCATGATGTATACTTCCAATcgtattttaaaatttaaataataccaccttttaaataaaattttttaagGAGGGTCAAgactatagttttttttttttttttttttggttttgggCTGAAATATTAAATCTTTTGATGCACttgatgacaacattttttttttcttaaaaaactgtCTTAGTCATAGTATGATATTATGTGACAGCTACCCTGCTCACGTTGCTCTTTGATGCGGCCCAGCTCTCTCACTATGGCTCTGAAAAACGGTCTCTTCCGGGGGTCATAGTTCATGCACTGGGAGATCAGATCAGCCAGTTCACTGATGCTGGGAGTGACCAGAGTACCGCACACCTCGTAGAATCGCTCTTTCTATTTATGTATACACAGATGTTAGATTAAAAACATGGTTTAAGAAGCAAATGACAATACATGGTTTTCAATTACAATAAAACAACGGCTGCTTTGGTCAAGTCTAAATGTAGAAACAAATTATATATGTCATCAAGGAAGAGTCAAGTACCTCTGAGAGTTTCTTTTCAGACAGGGGGACCTCGCCATTGTAGCAGATCTCCCACAGCGTGGTCCCAAACCCCCACTTGTCTGCTGCAACGCTTAATGCTTTGGGGTTATTAACACACTCTGGAGCGATCCAGGGGATCCTTTCAATACACTCTGTTCACAGGCACAATGCACAACAAACAAATTTGATATTtagaagttttttttatttttcttctcaCCAACATTTAGATATTTAAATTGAATAAAACATCAACGATAAAAAGAACTAGCTAAGCTAGCAGataaccttaaagggttagttcacccaaaaatgaaaaacttatcatttactcgccctcacgACGaaccaaacccataagactttcattcatctttgaaacacaaaagatatttttaatgaaacctgagaaatttctgtccctccattgatgGTCTACACAACTACTGATTTGATGCTTCAGAAAGTTCAAAAAAAGAATCCATACGAAtcagcggtttagtccaaattttctgaagagacgtgatcgctttatatgatgaacagattgaaataaagcttttattcacatataaatattgatCACCGAACATAAACAAAAGCTCAACTGTACTTGACTGAcatgcaagaacaaacctcaatggttcttgcagaagctcaaatttGCTGTGTAACACTCAAGAAATGAACCTCATCGATTCTTGATTCTTGTGAAAGTTCAAatttgctgcgtaacacatgagaatgaaccgtATTGGTTcctgcagaagctcaaacatgcttccTAACACACGAGAAATGAACCTCATCGATTCTTGTGAAAGCTCAAACTTGTTGCGTAACCCACAAGAAATGAACCTCATTCGTGTGTGTGGAAGCTCAAATAAACTGCATAACACTAAAATTAAGCTAATTGGTTCTCACATGTCAAGAAAGCCTGCTTgatcttctgtttttttttaatgtttatatgtgaataaaagcctaaattaaagttattcatcatataaagcaatcatgtcttcagaaaatttggactaatcCGCTCAATTGGTATGTATTAGTTTAACAATCTcttaactttttgaagcatcaaagtggtagttgcatagatTGTCAACTGAGGGACAGAAAACTCTTAGATTtcatttaaagtattttaatttGTGCTTCAAACATAAaggaaagtcttatgggtttggaatgacatgagggtgagtaattgatgacaatttttaaatttttgggtgaactaaccctttaaaactctAGATATTGCTGTCAGTTTGTTCTGCTGTTAACACTTTCTCAGACAAGCGGATGCAATGAGActtgtttttctgtttgttcATGTGATGTTTGGCATAAAGCCTATGGGCTCTGTCAGAAACTGTCAATGACACTTAGTCAACACTAATACACAGATTTACCTTTCCCTCACTACAATGACATTACAAAACATAGTGAAGTTGACAAGTCAAAATATATTCAGATGTGTAAATATATTGCTACCATATTGTTCTTATAaacactttaacactgttgcttGCTTGGTTTCTTTTTCTGTCATGTGACAAAAATGAccttttctgtttctttttctgtaggcacactaccattcaaaagttgggGGTCAGTAGGTTTGGGGtttctttaaagaaattaaaacttttattcagcaaggacccATTGAATTGATTGAGTGACAGTAAAaatgatttcaaataaatgcttttctttcaaactttctattcatcagggaatcctgaaaaaaatcatgtttcccacaaaaagtgtgaaaattttaatgatgctgaaaattcagctttatcatcacaggaataatgttacattttaatacattaaaatagaaaagctattttaaaatgtaataaaatttcagtatattactgtttttattgtatttttatataatagaTGCAGTCTTGGAGagcattagaaaaaaaaacctgaacactttgtttattatgtttattaacattaaatatgttCTGAGTGGATGTGATTTTGTCACACCAAGCAGCATTTCAGTATTAttgaaactgaaaaataaattgtCACCGACACTTGTTTGGTGTAACAGTTATACAGAGCCTCTATGGATAAGCGTGTATGAGCATTTGTTACCCCTTCGGCTGAGCACAGAAATGGACAATCCAGGATCACTCAGTTTAATGAAAGGACCACCCTGTCCTTCCAGACCATCCAGCTTCAACAGGATGTTTTTAGCGCAGACATAGCCGTGGACAAGCTTATTATCCTCCTGAAAGAGAGAAAATAAGACAGTCTTAAAGTAAAATGTCTAGGTGGATAAACTGTCCAGtgattgcaataaagaaaaaagtgtaaataaaaggctaaaatttatttataaacagtGTGGCCTAATCTTGCATTATTgtttctttgaaagaaatgaaaactgaaaatataaagctaatacaaaataatatgtaaataatacTGACTGGgaactaaaaatgtaaaaaaaaaaaaaaaaaaatcaattttctatatatatttattatgtgtGCACCGTAGATATACAATTAGAATCACCCAtaacttttaaatatttcacaGAATGTAAACAAGTGAAACAAGGTCAAGTTCAAACTTAAATAATGTACCAAATAACTCAGGACACTGGAAAGCTGCTCCGCAACTTGGAACTTCCAGGAGGGCGTGAGATCAGAGCGATGGTTTCTCATGAACAGATCCAGAGGGCCGTGCTGAACAAACTCCTCCACCATAATGACTGGCAGAACAACAGCAATGAGACATGAGATCATCTGCAGTAAAAGGCTGACCTATTCCTTTaactttaaaaatacaaatacgtatttttgcatttttgtcaagtgGAGCTACTTACTGTCCATGCTGTGCATGCATATGCCATACATCAGAGCCATGTGTTTATGGGATATCTTTTGCATTACACTGACTGTGTCCAGGAAGGCCTAAGAGAAGTAGAGCAGTATTTGTCAAAGCAATGACTCGTTATTTACTTGTGTATCAAAAGATGGGTTGCTACttacagaaatgtaattatgTCCTGCTCCCAGAATTTTCAGAACCACATCCACCACCTCATGGCCTGGAAAATCCTCATCATCCTCATTTCTCAACTTCAGCTTCCCAGCATAGATGTTTGTGTGAGTGCCTTGACCCAGGTGTTTCTCCTGTTTTACAAGCATCAGCTTCATAAGACGGACCATTCTTTCCATTTCTATGCTCCAGATCAATTTTATCTAGTTGTCTCTGCTGGAAAATCCAACCTAAACCTGGTCTATCCAGCTTCAAGACTGCAAAACtttcttaatcagtatttttcTTGATTAAATTGACATGTACTGTAAAGCAAGACCATAAAACTTGCTTTCagagaatacattttaaatttattttttctgatTTTAAACATAAATCTCACTAACATGGCTTAGATTTATGCTTAACTCATGTCTTATTATTTtagacaatttttttatttatttatttttttccccaagaaAATTGATGTTTTGCtgctttttttctttaacaGTGCAACATAATGGCTGCCACAGCTGCCCACTTTGGTCAGATCTTGCAGCAGGACACAAGAAATAACTTCTCACTATaagaaaatgtgtttgttttctaGTAAACGgatttaactttatttatatcATGCACATAAGAAAAGTTTTTGATGTCCAACCTGGGTAATTTCCTCTCTGAGGATCTTATGGAAGATCGTAGGATGATTATAGGAAGAGTGTGATGATGCTGAATCTTTTCTGGTCATCAAGACGAGGTTAGATTGCTCTGTGAAGCAGCAAATTGAAGATTATTCATGTTTCTGCCATCTTTTAAGACAGCATGATTTTAGTCACCCTGTTAAAAACAGTTACTTCTGATTTTGACATTTGATTCATTTtcagaagaaaactcaagactacaatcaaTGTGTTTCAGGGAATTcagaaacgtctcggttacgtatgtaaccctcgttccctgaaggagggaacggagacgtacgtcagtagtgaccgacgaattgggatatcgcttagagagccctatcatcttcgtgtaaactaaaacaagccaatggaattggcgtgcgatatttgcataatgcgcaccgcccccgacaggtgtatataaatagcaagcagatgcaatcgcactctgtttttcgctgaggagacaactggtgtccgcgctacagcgagggtacagaaactgtggcgacgggacgtacgtctccgttccctccttcagggaacgagggttacatacgtaaccgagacgttccctttcagtcggtcacgttcgacgtacgtcagtagtgaccgacgaattgggatcccaactaaagcgacacagttacgaaaccccttccagtgcccagcgcaagctcagccgcccatagcaccggctggcggtgaagggggcgagctta
This region includes:
- the LOC137003529 gene encoding tyrosine-protein kinase JAK1-like isoform X2, with protein sequence MASVILQGLEIHFYLPETHQIIHLSGTFTAEELCFEVAKKLGISPLCSSLFALYDEFSRVWYPPNYSFNIDETTRLKLFYRMRFYFTNWHGNSKTSPPVCRYSLKRGTGSTGTAVLDVASLTYLYAQSQSDFQSCLAPLRSARDESDIQQIENECLGMAVMAISHDAIEKNLPVSEFDYKNYIPWVLRQAIRHRNILTRLRISNVFKVFLEEFTRNTVQGNKISTHDLKVKYMSTLETLTKHFGQEVFEPSSLIIHENEQMLTDSSCAADVNYKILVSGTSGIHWHKVPSATFSDLCTNQERHESKRDSKKQKKPKSKEASYDPVEDRWTHFSDFNEITHLVIKFKVVTIHKQDNKSMELTLASHEEALSFASLIDGYFRLTVDAHHFLCRDVAPVSLEINLREGCHGPINNEYASHKLKQEGYEEGMYLLRWSTHDYDQIFLTVICNERDCHGGITKSFKNFQIEVSAQGYLLTGTDIVKPTLRELTDHLSCQCLTTDHTSLKLKRCCPPQPREQSNLVLMTRKDSASSHSSYNHPTIFHKILREEITQEKHLGQGTHTNIYAGKLKLRNEDDEDFPGHEVVDVVLKILGAGHNYISAFLDTVSVMQKISHKHMALMYGICMHSMDIIMVEEFVQHGPLDLFMRNHRSDLTPSWKFQVAEQLSSVLSYLEDNKLVHGYVCAKNILLKLDGLEGQGGPFIKLSDPGLSISVLSRRECIERIPWIAPECVNNPKALSVAADKWGFGTTLWEICYNGEVPLSEKKLSEKERFYEVCGTLVTPSISELADLISQCMNYDPRKRPFFRAIVRELGRIKEQQLPIISGEIPPQETDPADFKRRFLKKIRKLGEGNFGMVELCMYDPNGDQTGELVAVKSLKTENESSNLRREINTIRNLFHENIVKYKGICNEEGGMNIKLIMEYLPAGSLKEYLPRNKSNTEQKRLLLYALQICQGMEYLGSQNYIHRDLAARNILVENESLVKIGDFGLTKSIKEDKDYYKVTEEQDSPVYWYAPECLINRKFYKASDVWSFGVTLYEIMTYCDRECSPPQVFLKMIGRSQGQMTMARLVDALEKGWRMPRPDSCPEMVYAQMVKCWSQAPENRVDFSSLIEEFTFLLSREQI
- the LOC137003529 gene encoding tyrosine-protein kinase JAK1-like isoform X1 → MASVILQGLEIHFYLPETHQIIHLSGTFTAEELCFEVAKKLGISPLCSSLFALYDEFSRVWYPPNYSFNIDETTRLKLFYRMRFYFTNWHGNSKTSPPVCRYSLKRGTGSTGTAVLDVASLTYLYAQSQSDFQSCLAPLRSARDESDIQQIENECLGMAVMAISHDAIEKNLPVSEFDYKNYIPWVLRQAIRHRNILTRLRISNVFKVFLEEFTRNTVQGNKISTHDLKVKYMSTLETLTKHFGQEVFEPSSLIIHENEQMLTDSSCAADVNYKILVSGTSGIHWHKVPSATFSDLCTNQERHESKRDSKKQKKPKSKEASYDPVEDRWTHFSDFNEITHLVIKFKVVTIHKQDNKSMELTLASHEEALSFASLIDGYFRLTVDAHHFLCRDVAPVSLEINLREGCHGPINNEYASHKLKQEGYEEGMYLLRWSTHDYDQIFLTVICNERDCHGGITKSFKNFQIEVSAQGYLLTGTDIVKPTLRELTDHLSCQCLTTDHTSLKLKRCCPPQPREQSNLVLMTRKDSASSHSSYNHPTIFHKILREEITQEKHLGQGTHTNIYAGKLKLRNEDDEDFPGHEVVDVVLKILGAGHNYISAFLDTVSVMQKISHKHMALMYGICMHSMDIIMVEEFVQHGPLDLFMRNHRSDLTPSWKFQVAEQLSSVLSYLEDNKLVHGYVCAKNILLKLDGLEGQGGPFIKLSDPGLSISVLSRRECIERIPWIAPECVNNPKALSVAADKWGFGTTLWEICYNGEVPLSEKKLSEKERFYEVCGTLVTPSISELADLISQCMNYDPRKRPFFRAIVRELGRIKEQREQELPIISGEIPPQETDPADFKRRFLKKIRKLGEGNFGMVELCMYDPNGDQTGELVAVKSLKTENESSNLRREINTIRNLFHENIVKYKGICNEEGGMNIKLIMEYLPAGSLKEYLPRNKSNTEQKRLLLYALQICQGMEYLGSQNYIHRDLAARNILVENESLVKIGDFGLTKSIKEDKDYYKVTEEQDSPVYWYAPECLINRKFYKASDVWSFGVTLYEIMTYCDRECSPPQVFLKMIGRSQGQMTMARLVDALEKGWRMPRPDSCPEMVYAQMVKCWSQAPENRVDFSSLIEEFTFLLSREQI
- the LOC137003529 gene encoding tyrosine-protein kinase JAK1-like isoform X3; protein product: MAVMAISHDAIEKNLPVSEFDYKNYIPWVLRQAIRHRNILTRLRISNVFKVFLEEFTRNTVQGNKISTHDLKVKYMSTLETLTKHFGQEVFEPSSLIIHENEQMLTDSSCAADVNYKILVSGTSGIHWHKVPSATFSDLCTNQERHESKRDSKKQKKPKSKEASYDPVEDRWTHFSDFNEITHLVIKFKVVTIHKQDNKSMELTLASHEEALSFASLIDGYFRLTVDAHHFLCRDVAPVSLEINLREGCHGPINNEYASHKLKQEGYEEGMYLLRWSTHDYDQIFLTVICNERDCHGGITKSFKNFQIEVSAQGYLLTGTDIVKPTLRELTDHLSCQCLTTDHTSLKLKRCCPPQPREQSNLVLMTRKDSASSHSSYNHPTIFHKILREEITQEKHLGQGTHTNIYAGKLKLRNEDDEDFPGHEVVDVVLKILGAGHNYISAFLDTVSVMQKISHKHMALMYGICMHSMDIIMVEEFVQHGPLDLFMRNHRSDLTPSWKFQVAEQLSSVLSYLEDNKLVHGYVCAKNILLKLDGLEGQGGPFIKLSDPGLSISVLSRRECIERIPWIAPECVNNPKALSVAADKWGFGTTLWEICYNGEVPLSEKKLSEKERFYEVCGTLVTPSISELADLISQCMNYDPRKRPFFRAIVRELGRIKEQREQELPIISGEIPPQETDPADFKRRFLKKIRKLGEGNFGMVELCMYDPNGDQTGELVAVKSLKTENESSNLRREINTIRNLFHENIVKYKGICNEEGGMNIKLIMEYLPAGSLKEYLPRNKSNTEQKRLLLYALQICQGMEYLGSQNYIHRDLAARNILVENESLVKIGDFGLTKSIKEDKDYYKVTEEQDSPVYWYAPECLINRKFYKASDVWSFGVTLYEIMTYCDRECSPPQVFLKMIGRSQGQMTMARLVDALEKGWRMPRPDSCPEMVYAQMVKCWSQAPENRVDFSSLIEEFTFLLSREQI